A region of the Lycium barbarum isolate Lr01 chromosome 1, ASM1917538v2, whole genome shotgun sequence genome:
AAGAAACCTaaaataaggtatttataagcgTCAAAGTCGTGCAAAATAAGATTGACAAAATTACCCCCGACGGAccaatgtacggaccgtacattttatacggtccgtagaatcaGTGACAGTTCTCCGTAAAATCTTCTCCAACTTTCAGATGTACgatccacttttacggaccgtaaatattatacggtccgtataacctgccCGTAAATCTTCTTCTCTTTAAGACTCTTCTGGAACCAACCTACGGTGagatttatggaccgtaaatattatacggtccgtacttctgcCTGGACTTCCACTTCATGTCTGAGCCCTTTCTGTTAATCATCCACGATGTCATTTACGGACCGTGAAAattctacggtccgtatgttcctcCGTATAAATCAGGCTTCAGTTAATTTTCTTTCTCTGAACATATTTTTACTCCATTTCCATGACTTGCTCCCGAAATACGTTAAACATCAGCAACatgtcacaaacacatcaaaaagaccaagacttgctaaaaaacaagtaaaacttatagccaaaaagcatcgaatgtgccataatttcatggCACATCATGCATCAAGGATCATTTTGGGAAAGAACTCCAATAGTGGAATTGGATTTCAAACCCTTCGTGATTAAGCATTGTTGCACCAACTCTTGATGTCGAACTTTATACTTTTGCATGTTTGCAAATGTTTTGTAGTTGCTTTTGCCTTTGGGATTTGTTGCTTCAAAGCTTTTTGATGCTTATGTCTTTTGTGAGCATCCAAAGTCCAAGTTTCACCATCCTTTTTGTTGGAGTGGCCATCATCCACCTTGGACGTGTTTAAATATTTCTTCAAAGCCGGAACTTCAATTGGTTCAGAGCTCCCAAATTGCAGCATGATTTTTCCTTGTTCAATCTTCGAAGACGCAACAAATTGCCTACATCTTCAAGTTTCTGGCATCAAGCACTTCTTATTGTGAAGATAAGCACTCACATGGTTTGCCTCGACTGTGTCTTCATCGTCAATGATTATATTTTCATCCCTGATCAATGTCATGATCTTCTCTTTCTGGATGAAACATTTTTCAATTAGATGACTCACTATGCGATGGAATTTGCAGTACTTGGGATTATTGACTTTATTCATTTCATGAGGCCGCTTTGATGCAAGAAGTTCAATGACCCTCATGGTCAGTAACTTGTCAAGAATCGAAGGGACATCAGAGCTTGGAAAAGGGTAAATTTTTGCTTCTAACTCCCTCAATGTTGGATGTCACTTTTCTTCTAGAGGATGCTGACTTGTatctttttccttcattttttgtTTAGCAACAACTTTTACAGATGTTGCTCCTACCATCATGGTATCGTCAGTTTGGTGCTTTGATCGTCGCTTGAATTCTTTTTCTTCATTCCTTGTAAAGAAAACTGGTGAAGCCTTTTCAGGAGCCGTAATGCTCAACTCCATGTCGTGTGCTCGCGTTGCCAATTCTTCAAAAGTTCATGGCTTAAGTTCTTGGAGAATGCATGCAAGGCCCCAATGCATTCCTTGGATGCACATCTCAACAGCGGACATTTTGGAGAGACGATCTTTGCAGTCCAAACTTAATGCTTACCAACGGTTGATGTACTCAATCACTGGTTCATCATTTTGTTGCTTGGTGGCCGTCAACTCTATCATGCTTACCGTTCGACGTGTGCTGTAGAAGCGATGGAGGAACTTCTTTTCAAGTTGCTCCCAACTATCAATTGATTCTTGCTCGAGATCGATGTACCAATCAAAGGCGTTTCCCTTCAGCGAGTGAACAAATTGTTTAACAACCAGATCACCATGTGTACTAGCATTGCTACAAGTCTCCACAAAATGTGCAATATGTTGTCTTGGGTTTCCTTTACCATCGAATTGTTGCAACTTTGGCGGTTAATATCCAATTGGTATAGGCAGACAATCAATTCGCTTGGTATAAGGTTTAGAATAGTACAATGAATTTTGTGATGGGCCACCATATTGAGCCCTAATGGTGTTTGTTATCATGTCTTGCAGTTGTTGGACAGACAACGTCGCAATTGAAGCAACTTGATTTTCATTTTGAGCATTGGGAAACTTGGCGGTAGATTCAACCTCTTTTTCTTGTGGTGTTGGAATGTGACTTGACTCGTCAGCGCTGTAGAGTTCCAACTTGTGCATCAATTGGGTTATCCGAAGATGTTTGTCCTTCATGGATTTCTTCAATGCCTCAATAGTTTGGATCATCGCGGTGAGTTGTTGCTCTGAGTTGGTCGCACTAGTCATCATGATACTCGCTACGCTTGAAGTTGAAGAATTCACCAAGTCCTCGGAGTTGTAAAAGTTAAAGCATGCTTGAGAAACTTCTCCAAATGACGAAAGTGAGGTTTTGCCCCTAGATCTTGCATTTGCCATCGCCAATTTGGCTTTGTCTAACGTCTCCAAGGAGATGAAACACTTCGATTCCTCCAAACCACCAGTTTTGGACATGCTACGAGTCATTGGGAAAGGAACAACAATAACACTTGTGGATGAAACATCAAGCTTTTCTTAGAGGCCATCACAGTAGTAGATCTGAGAATTTGCAGATTTGATTTTGGAGATGAAGAGTAGAGTTGGTCCCACTGGGCGTGTCAAAAATCTGTTCGCAATAAATTTTGCTAGCAGAATATAAATAACTGCAATCATAAAACAAATGTGAGAAaaaatatcattttattgattattttgtgAGTACAACTCTGGATGTATCCCTTGATTCTAATCTCCGTGTTGTTCGCCTTGATTTGAGGGCCAATGTAGCGTCTTTCTCGAATGAATGATGGAATTCGGTTGATGTGTTGAATCTTGGAAGAACTTTAAGCAGCACTTTGGATTGTTCTTGAGGGAAGACGTCTCTTGAACTCTCCTTCTTGTTAAAGAACTTTGGAGAAGACTAATGTGGATGTTGTTGCTCTCCTTTGCCTCTTGTCAAGATGCTCTGCAACTTTCAAGATGTCTTTAAAATGGGATATATGACTCCTTTATATAGGTGTGAGCTAGAACTTGGGGGTATTTTGGTCTCTAAGTAATTCTAGCGGACCTTGGGCTTGAAGAACATGGATTGGGCCTCTCTTGTCAACTTGATGGACTAACCCAAATGCAGTTTGAAATTCATTCAAGTcatataattattttgacttaaataattaatccgACTTTATTAACTAAAATTTGACTTGGTCAACATGTCAATAAATTAGAATTTAATCCAAATTTTGTATGAATTAATTCAATTAAAATTTTAATGTCTACAATGATGAAGTAAAATATAATGCACAGGCAGAAAATCACAAATACACTTTGACAGTAGGTACATGTTTGTGTTGTTCTTAATTAAACATGATAATTGTATAGATTTGTGTTATGTCAAGGTTTGTCATTCATTAGATTTGTGTTATGTCAAGGTTTGTCATTCATTTTTAAGGGATTAGTACTAGTCAAGCACGTTCTTCTAATATGAGGATGGTTACTCTGTGGGGGTAgtactcttgtttttttttttttttttggatagtaCTTTGGACTATCAGAGTATCAGTCCCCAATgtaagcccgtcaaccggttctGGTTAACCGGTAACtggaccggtaaaaccggaaccgggtGGACCCGTTCCGGTCAACCGTTTAATATATATCGGTCCGATTTCGATTTTTTTGGGATcggaaccggtaaaaccggaaccgggtGGACCCGTTCCGGTCAACCGTTTAATAtataccggtccggtttcaatttttttgggatcggaaccggttaaaccggaaccggaccagTTAAACCGGtcagaattaatttttttttttgacttatttcaagttaggaatatacctaaaatatactaagaatatacttataatatacatctacttaaattaaaaactagaaagttgtatacttgaaaaataactaaaatatactaagaatatacttataatataaatatacttaatttataaaatacgaatttataaacttagaaaaaacttaagctataaataacttaagttataatatataagttataacttataagtatacatataacttaaacatatatatatatatatatatatatatatatatatatatatatagatatagaacTATATATAGTacacatataacttaaacacacacacacacacacacacacacatatatatatatatatgtatatatgtatataagttatataacctaagtaaattgatatatataagcatattcttagtatattttaggtatatgtagtataacttaagcatataacttaatatgtatatatatacgtatatgctgtattgctgttagttagtaaatatataaactttacttataaacttatataacatatgtaaatatacctacaatatactaataaatactataatatatatatactatacaaaaaacaaaaaaaaagatttcGCACAGTTTcgaaccggaccggtccggtttgCATTTTAAAACCGGTAAACTGGAATCGGTTAAAACGGAATTGGTGGCCGGTTCCGATTTTTAAACCGGAAACCAGGCGGTTTATTAACCGGTTACCTAtccggttcaaaccggttgacgggcttacCGGTCCAGGGCAATGTAATATATTTGAAGATTGATAGGTGACAAATGTGTCTCTCTTCAATCTGGTGGACGAGGTTCACCTACGAAACGTGTGGACATGACTCACATGTTCATTTTGGACCAACATCCTTTTTGGGTCCCCACATCTCCTCTCGCATATTTAGGACGGAGCCGTTTGGACTAGGGCTggacataaataccgaaaaccgaaaaatcgaaccgaaccgaatcgaAACTTCAATAAACCGAactgaaccgaactagtttggttcggtgtttggtgtccatcgtcaaaaaaacaaaaccgaaatagccgaaccgaagtttgataaaaccgaatcgaaaaaccgaacgcacaccgaaatttaatacattacccaaaaaaattaaaatagtccaggcccattaagtttaaagtaaaaaaacccaattgtaataagtcctcttttgcatttgtatccctaatttttcacttcaattgaaaaaatcaaatatccttaacaaagaaaggtaactaggatgtctctttaggattaatgtatgtcctttatgtgttttcttaattattcttacggtatgtatataacacctagtaatcctatgtcatgattatagttttctacTCTTGTGTatcttgtttgtttgattttgatttcaatttatcagttttatgttttattgcttttgagaatatgaattagtgtcaatggaatcacttctaatattatattaaaaaaaccgaaaccgaaccgaaccgaactttaaaaaattgaaaccgaaagaaccgaaccgaactagtttggttcggtgtttgggtgtccaccttaaaaaaatcgaacccgaaatagccaaaccgaagtttgataaaaccgaacgcccacccctagtttggacatgatttaaaatcatgatgatttgaagttaaagttttatttggacatgcaatttagatttcttaagttgtattttttcttatagacgtaaaaaccccacaagttgtgaaaaccatcaaaactttctcaattcttatacaatcttaccaaatgagtaagtcatagttcataacaaaattaatacgctactagaaacctttttaaaaaatacaacattaattgatcaaacttttgtccaataaaatgaaaaattgagCTTGAGTTATAGTGTACCTACTTTTTAATATAATCCTCGCACATGGTTGGTAAGAGTAAATTTAttataaatatactaccaacttaTAGATCTTTTAATAATTGATATAAATGATTAGTAAACATGATCGGTAAAtttatctaccaacttatgaatctatttttacaaaatataaacttattgTTCAActtttacattttaaaaaatttgaaatcatgatttggaatcccaaatcatgcctttttgaatgatttgggatttcatttcatgagatgaaatcaaacgtccaaacacctacttaggtgccgtttggacatggtttgaaaccatatgatgaaaccatgatttggacatgcaatttgaatttcttaagttatattttttcttctagacataaaaaccctacaagttgtgaaaactatcaaaatattctcaattcttatacaatcttaccaaatgagcaagtcatagttcataacaaaattaatacgctactagaaggcctttctaaaaaatacaacatcaattgaccaaactttagttcaattttttttttacttgaatagtaatgtaactactctttaatataatcctgctacgtggtagacataaataaaggttggtaaatggttggtgggagtacttgttaaaaatatctaccaacttatgagtccttttttacaaaatataaatttatgggtcaagttttatatttaaaatttttaaaaacatggtttgaaatctcaaatcatgcctttttggatgatttgggatcaTGATTTAAAATCATGAAATGAAATACATATCCAAACGCTGATTTTATTTTATGATTTCAAATCGCATGTTCAATCGCCTACTTCATATTATCTATTCTAGAAGTAGAAACTCAAACTGTTCCTTTTAAAGGTTTAGCCATATGGGCTACTCTGGCATTGGCAGGGTTACGTACAAGATGGTAAAAAGTTTACGTCAAAAGCACAAATCTTTAGGATTAATTcatttaagagcccgtttggattgacttataagttacttataagttgttttcaatttttttgagtgtttggttgatcagcttaaagttattttgtgcttaaaataagctcaaaaaaataattgggcctatttgacttagcttatctaaagcagcttataagctgtttctaaaaaaataagttagactaccccaacttattttttttagctcaGAATTTTTCTCTCTTCTTACCACAGAGTGtactgtacttttttttttttttttttgcctctaGCCGAATTTGGAGCGGTTTTCTGCTTCATAAAAGAAAAAGTGATAATCTAAAATGACCAATTCGGTTAATACGACAAACTAAGTGTCATTTTTATAGATTTTGTTTCAGAGGTAGGCCAAGTCTCCCaccaatatgacataactaggaTCATGGGAAGTTGATGATGTTGTCCCATCCAAacaacaaaagaataatcatatgTCTCATGGTCCATTCTATATCTTTCTGATCTTAATTTATGGGTGATCATGCTCTAGCAGAATTTACTCTCTATCAAAGTTACCTATCTCCATCATTTATACTTTTGAAGGTGTACTAAACCTACGTTTATTAATGGTGCTTTGCAGGTAAAAGTTAGAGCTCTAATGATGTGTAGAGAGAAGTGGCATATCCTTAATTACAAAATGAAAGATGATAGAGATGAAAGAGATAAAGTGAAGGGTTGAAGCATACAACGTTGCTTCTGTGTTCTTATATTTATAAGGGGAAGTTACAACATATATCTACCTAAATGATAAGCACAAGGATAAATTCAAAGTAGAGTCCTATTACAAATAATATACAAGAAGATAACTTTAACACCCTCCCTCAATCTAAACGGGAAGATTGAACGTGAAGATTGGCAGTTAGCTCACGAAAACGGGTAGAGGGCAAAactttggtgaacaaatctgcaagTTGTTCAGAGGTATGAACATGAGAAACCACCAAGTCACCATGACTGATCTTTTCCTGAACAAAATGATAATCCAATGCAACATGCTTGGTACGAGAGTGAAAAACTGGATTATGCGCTAGGTGGATGGCTCCAATGTTGTCACATTTTGCAGAGACCGGAGAAGTAAGAAAACTACCAAGATCACGTAGAATGTATTGGAGCCAGATAGCCTCAGCCGTAGCAACAGCAAGAGCTCTGTACTCAGCTTCAATACTAGAGCGTGCAACTGTAGGTTGTTTCTTCGCGGACCAAGATATGAGATTTGAACCAAGAAAAATGCAGAAACCAGATGTTGATCGTCTTGTGGCAGAGCAACCAGCCCAATCGGAGTCAGAATAAATAGTAAGCGCAAGAGGAGAATTTTTGTACAACTGCAAGCCCCAATCAGTTGTGCCACTTAGGTACCTGAAGATGCGCTTTACTGCCTGAAGATGTAACCGCCTCGGCTGTTGAAGAAATTGAGAAGCAACGTTGACAGCAAATTGAATGTCTGGCCGAGTGAAAGACAAGTACTGTAGACTTCCAACCATTTGACGATAGGTAGAAGGATCTTCAAGCAACGAAGATGAAGTGGAATTCCAGTCAAGCTTGCTGTGGAGTGAAGTAAGTACAGATTTACACTTCTCTAGTTTAAACCGATGAAGGATAGAAGTGATATAACGTTGCTGCACCAATAGAAGCCCCGAGGAATTAGACTTCAATTCAATGCCAAGAAAGTAACTAAGAGGGCCTAAGTCCTTCATTGAGAATTCCGTACTCATGGAAGAGATGAACTGAGATATCAATGTCAAAAACAACTATATCATCCACATAAATCAAAAGAATTATGGAATCACTGCCCGAGTGAAAGATGAACATGATATGGTCCGAGATACATTGCTTAAAACCAAGATCAAGAAGAAAACGGGCAAGACGATGGAACCAAGCACGTGGTGATTGTTTAAGACCATATACAGCACGTTGCAACTTGCATACATAATGAGGATAATCTGGATGTACGAACCCGTTTGGTTGACGCATATAAACTGTCTCAGATAACTCACCATGTAGGAATGCATTTGACACATCAAGTTGGCGCATGAACCGGTTTCGTTGAAAGGGCCAAAGATAAGACCAAACGAACTGTGCTAGGCTTGACAACAGGAGCAAAGGTCTCAAAATAATATACTCCGGGCTGCTGCGAAAAACCTTGAGCCACTAACTGAGCTTTAAATCTTTCAACAGAGCCATTAGCACAAAATTTAATTCGAAACACCCATTTGTTGCCAACAATATTTGCATTTGCAGGAGGAGGTACCAAAGTCCAAGTTTTATTTTGGACAAGAGCATCAAATTCGACACTCATTGCTTGCATCTAACGTGGATCTTTAGAAGCTTGAGCAAATGTGGTAGGTTCAGATAAAATAGAACTAGTTGAAGCTGTTAAAGAAGGAAGAATACGCGGTTTGAGTGAACCAGTTTTAGAACGAGTAATCATGTAATGGGAATTTGATAGTACAGTGGTTGGAGTGGAGGTAGGCAAAG
Encoded here:
- the LOC132614715 gene encoding uncharacterized mitochondrial protein AtMg00810-like, whose product is MSVEFDALVQNKTWTLVPPPANANIVGNKWVFRIKFCANGSVERFKAQLVAQGFSQQPGVYYFETFAPVVKPSTFISSMSTEFSMKDLGPLSYFLGIELKSNSSGLLLVQQRYITSILHRFKLEKCKSVLTSLHSKLDWNSTSSSLLEDPSTYRQMVGSLQYLSFTRPDIQFAVNVASQFLQQPRRLHLQAVKRIFRYLSGTTDWGLQLYKNSPLALTIYSDSDWAGCSATRRSTSGFCIFLGSNLISWSAKKQPTVARSSIEAEYRALAVATAEAIWLQYILRDLGSFLTSPVSAKCDNIGAIHLAHNPVFHSRTKHVALDYHFVQEKISHGDLVVSHVHTSEQLADLFTKVLPSTRFRELTANLHVQSSRLD